Part of the Brassica oleracea var. oleracea cultivar TO1000 chromosome C8, BOL, whole genome shotgun sequence genome is shown below.
TCATTAAAAATATAACTTGAACTTATATGTTATCATGACTTACCTTGCATCAACTTCTCAGCCTCAGCCTCGATCTGTTTCTCACCATCCTTCTCAGCCTCAGCCTCATCACCATCCTTCTCAGCCTCTGCCTCATCACCATCCTTGTCACCATTGTCCTCGCCCTCCTTATCACCCTCAAAATCATCAAAGCCATGCTTCTCAGCCTCTTCATCACCCTCCTTATCACCATGCATCTCAGCCTCTTCATCACCATCCTTATCTCTTCTTCTTCCTCCTGAAGCATATCCGGTTTCAGCTTCACCAAACTGGAATGACCAACTTTCTCTCTGAATCTTGTCTTGTTCCAACTCCTTTACTCTTACTGCTAGAAGACGAATTGTTTCGTCTCTCAATGCAAATCCATCGTCCATTCTTTTGTTCAACTTCAACTCTAATTCTCTTAAACTCTCACGACCTGCCTCGCCCCCTGCCTTGCCCCCTGCCTCAACTCCTGCCTCGCCCCCTGCCTCGCCTCCTGCCTCGCCTCTTGCTTGCTCTTGTTGCTCTTGGGTTCTCACATCCATCGCGAATAGATAAGGCCAGAAAATTTTACTCCCTGGTTCTAGTAGGATCTATGTCTGGCGTATCCGAATCATCTATCAGCTCCAAGTCTTCATAAGTCCCTTCATCCATTATTTCATACAAAAGGTCTGCTTCATATCCCTGTGGTTCCAAAATACTGATAATCTCCTGAAATATGACCAACAACAAATTACACATTTAATTAACTATGAACTTGAAGAAAATGACATAAACAACACTTAAAAACAATTATAAGCTTTTACCTTTGTGTTTCCTAGCGTCCGATAAATCATGTCACGTGGAAATTCTGTTGTTCCAGTCCTCTTGAACTTCCATTTGCACATTCTTGGACAACCATCAAAACAGTTTGGAACAGGCTCTCTGAATCTTTCTCTAAGGACAGGGATACATTCAAATGCTAATATCTGCAGATCATTTCACACAATCACATTAGTTATATTATAACAAATATGCTTATGAAAAATACAATTCATATACCTCCAAAGGGTTGATAAACCCAGAAATACCCACTCTGCCTTCTCTGGGATCCCATCACGAAACTGATCCCTCACATGAAAAATCTCCTTCATGCAATCATCAAATGTGTAACGGCCCCATGGAAATTCGGTGCAAAACTCCAGATCTTCTGCTGCTTGGAGAATGAAATACTCAATGAAGTATCCTCCTTTTCATCTTCCCTTTTCTCGGATAGTTTTCAGGGTATGATCCGCAGTATAAACAAGAGAGGAGGCTATGTTCCCTGATAGAGTATCTAATTGGAACACCGTTTACCCCAAACCAAGCTTGTCGACCCTTTCCTGTATGCATAGTACGAAGTAGCAACATCCACAATCCCATCACTTTTCTTGTTGGGGTACAATCCATGTGGAATATATGCTTGAACTGAGGATGATCCTGAAACCAAATTTTCTCTGAGGCCTCAAACTTTTCAGAAAATCGTGTTGATGGCACCTTAAGGAGAGCTTGCAACACTTTCCATAGTCGCTCGGTTTGAAGAAAAAACCAGCAGGTCTATCAGCTTCTACGGTCATATCATCCCTATCAACCTGAAAAACACAAACAAAATACACTGAATAAATAACTAAGTTGTACAACACAAAATCACTTAGTTGTACCAGTTACACTAATTAAATTAAAAATAATATTACTAGTTCTACCAGCAAGCCTAGTTATACAACGACAACACCATCTCATTAAATAGTTATACAAAATACTTCTCTAGTTATACCAGTCAGACTACGTATAAGAAGCGTAGTTGTACCAGTTATATTACTTATAAAAAAAGTGGTTTTACTAGTTATCATGAATCTGTTTACAACATATTATTACCAGTTGCACCATTTTCACTCTTTTAGTTGTACTAGTAATTCAATACTTAGTTGTATTAGTTAGACTAATTATAAATTTCATAGTTATACCAGTTATATTAGTTATAAGAAGTGTGGTTGTACTAGTTATACTAGTTCCATTGATTCTGTTTACAACATATTATTACCAGTTGCACCATTTTCACTCTTTTAGTTGTACTAGTAATTCAATACTTAGTTGTATTAGTTAGACTAATTATAAATTTCATAGTTATACCAGTTATATTAGTTATAAGAAGTGTGGTTGTACTAGTTATACTAGTTCCATTGATTCTGTTTACAACATATTATTACCAGTTGCACCATTTTCACTCTTTTAGTTGTACTAGTAATTCAATACTTAGTTGTATTAGTTAGACTAATTATAAATTTCATAGTTATACCAGTTATATTAGTTATAAGAAGTGTGGTTGTACTAGTTATACTAGTTCCATTGATTCTGTTTACAACATATTATTACCAGTTGCACCATTTTCACTCTTTTAGTTGTACTAGTAATTCAATACTTAGTTGTATTAGTTAGACTAATTATAAATTTCATAGTTATACCAGTTATATTAGTTATAAGAAGTGTGGTTGTACTAGTTATACTAGTTCCATTGATTCTGTTTACAACATATTATTACCAGTTGCACCATTTTCACTCTTTTAGTTGTACTAGTAATTCAATACTTAGTTGTAGTGTGGTGTACCCTCGCTATCGCCCTGAGAAGGCAATTCTGCTGCTGGTGTGGGGGAATGAACGCCTTGATGTTCCGGTGGAGATGCTGCGGTTTCTCTCACACGGTTCCGAGCCCTCTTAGTTGGATTCGACGAGGACCCACCGTCCAGACCACGGTCTCGCTTCCTCTTCTTCTTTGTGGTCTCACTCCTCTTCGCCGCATCTCTCTTTTTCTTAACGGCGGCTCTCCTTTTCGCTGCCGCTTCTTTTCTTTTCACGCCGGCGTTCTTCTTCTTCTCCGACACTCCCGCTTTTTCTTTCTTCTGGGCGAGCCGAGTTTTTGGCGACATTGCACACACGAAATTGGAGATGGGAACTGTTGTTTTGAGATGATTGTGCTTGAATATGAGTTTGATTAGAGATGGGAGTTTGAAATCGTGGTGGTTATGGGAGAGAGAGTTTGAAATCCGTTTGAAATCGTGAGTGGGGAAAGATGAAATTGGGAATTTAGGGTTTCGAAGTTGGGTCGGGTCGGGTTAATGGGTTTCGGTGGTTGGATCTGTAAATAAGTTGATATTTCTTGGTTACTTAGTCTTTTTCCCCTATTTTCGATTTTTTTTTTAATTTTTAATTAAAAATAGAAGAGGTCTATTCTAGATTTTTTTGACCCCCTTTGTCCCATTCCAGCATTTGATCGAGAAGTTAGCAACAAAAATTCTGTGTCAAAGTTTTGAAAGTTTTTCAAAACCATTAATATAGGAAACATATTTACCATGCTCCCCAACAGCTGTGTTGCTCTACAAAAATCAGAAAAGTTTAAAAAGTTGACCATGCTGCGTTAGTTTAAAAAGTTGCACAAACCAACTACCGTACTTAAAAAAAATTGTTATAAAGCATCAGTGCGTCGTTTTAAATCATACACACGTTTACCAAATTTCTTTGTGATTTACTTTAGGTAAAACCACTTATAAGGTATGCTCTGTTTCAGCACTAACTAACCTCCAGAATATATAATCACCATCACTTTTGTAAGCCAGCAGCAGCGGGGGAGACAATATGATCTACCAAATTCTGACGAGATTGGTGGTCGTTTAGTTGGTGACTTCTCAGAAAATTCAGCTGCTAAAGATATTGTAGTAGAGTTTAAATCATCAAAGTTTCAGATTTGAAACTTAAATTTATGGTTCGGCATGTTCTGCTTAATCTTTGCCGCCAAGTGTGTGCACATCTTCTCAGTTATTTTGCAGGTTTTAATTTGAAATTTTTTTTGGTTTGTTTTTACATTGTTATCACTTACTGCTGAATGCAAATATGTTTATTAAAATTGATTCCAGAATGTCAGGAGCCGCCTTTCAATGAGGACATGCTGAGGTTGCAGATCGAGAACTTTTATTATACTCTTGAGGATATTCTGTCTGAAGAGATCAAGTCGAAAGAGAGTGTGACTTGGTCTGTGCATAGACCAAACACTATCTTCGGCTTCTCTCCGTATAGCTTGATGAACATTGTGGGGACTCTCTGCGTCTAGGCAGCCATCTGCAAGCACGAAGGGTCTAAATTGGTTTTTCCGGGAGAAAGAAGGCGTGGGAAGGTTTCACGACGGCGTCAGACGCTGATCTGATCGCTGAGAAGCAGATTTTGGCTGCGGTTGATCCTTACGCCAAGAATGAAGCATTTAACTGTAGCAACGCTGATGTTTCCACTTGAAAACATCTGGGGAAGATTATTGCTGAGCAGTTTGGGATCGAGGAGTATGGATTCAAGGAAGGGAAGAATGTGGGGTTGGTGGAGATGATGAAAGGGAAAGAGAGGGTTTAGAAGGAGATGGTGAAGGTCAGTTGCAGGAGAAGAAGCTTAATGAGGTTGGTGTGTGGTGGTTTGCTGATGTTGTGCTTGGTGTTGAAGGAATGATTGATAGTATGAACAAGAGCAAAGAGTATGGATTTCTTGGTTTCAGGAACTCCAACAACTCTTTTATCTCTTGGATTGATAAGTACAAGGCTTTCAAGATTGTGCCTTGATTCATCTTCTACATAACATACGCTTTGATGTTACTCTGTTTCTTTGTTTCATTTCTATGTTTCTATCAAAATCTCAGTTCTTTGTTGGTTTCTATGTTTAAGACTAAGTAACCAAGGCGTGGGACAAAATGGCAAAGCCAAAAA
Proteins encoded:
- the LOC106308528 gene encoding HIV Tat-specific factor 1 homolog yields the protein MDDGFALRDETIRLLAVRVKELEQDKIQRESWSFQFGEAETGYASGGRRRDKDGDEEAEMHGDKEGDEEAEKHGFDDFEGDKEGEDNGDKDGDEAEAEKDGDEAEAEKDGEKQIEAEAEKLMQDTDERFDDDGDEQSTLQIMAGTAERFEKAATEKTAADKTNEVLDDDDALEKEVEVGVDDSLEEAASVGVDEMPKRVPKRSHLLRSPFTPN